The genomic interval CGTCCGTGTCGGGCCATAGCGAGCCGGTCAGGCAGACGATGTCGAGCGGGCCCCGCATGTGGCATCCGCGCAATCCTTCGCGGCTCACCGGGATAAACTTGCTCTTGGCCGAGGTCGTGCCCGACGATTTGGCGAACCAGCGGACCTCGCCGGGCCAGCAGACGTCCGCTTCGCCCCGGCGCATCCGCTCGATGTACGGCGTGAAACCGTCGTAGTCGGTTACCGGTACCCGCGAGGCGAATTGCTCCGCGGTCCGGATCGCGTGAAAGCCGTGCTCCGTGCCGAAAAGCGTCGGAGCGGCCCGGTCCAGCAGCCGGCGGAGCTGTCTCTGCTGCACCTGAGCCGGATGCTTCATAAAGCGGTCGATCTCGCGCAGGCGGGGAGCGGAGAGTAAGCGGATCAGTCGTGTCTTGAGCGCCATAGGCTTGTCGTGTTACGGCCGGGGCCTTCGGGGCGAAGGTTCCGGGAAACTAATTGAAGAATTTTCCGATTTTCGAAATGGCCGACGGGAGCGAGAAGACGACGACCCGGTCGTAGGCGTTGATCTCGGTATTGCCTACGGCGATGAACGTCCTGTCGCCGCGTACGATGCCGCCGATCGTCGCGTCGTGCGGGAAGTTCAGGTCGCGTATCTTGACTTTCGTGGCCGGCGAGTTGGGCTTGACGATGAATTCGAGCACCTCGGCGTCGCAGCCCGTCAGGCACTTGATCGCCTGTACGTCGGTCGACATCGTGAAGCGGAAGATGTTGCTCGCCGTGATCAGCTTCTTGTTGACGATCGTGTCGATGCCCATGCTCTCGGCCAGGTTGATGAAGTTCAGGTTCTCGACCTCGGCGATCACTTTCTTCACGCCGAGCCGTTTGGCCAGCATCGCGGCCAGAATGTTCGTCTCGGCGCGGCCCGTCACGGCCACGAAGGCGTCCATATTGCTCAGTCCCTCTTCGATCATCGCTTCGGTATTGCGCCCGTCTTCGTTGATAATCAGTGTTTTTTCGAGCTGCTCGGCCAGTTTGTAGGCCTTTTCGGGCGTATAGTCGACCAGCTTGATATTGACTTCGTCCTGCAGTTCGGCCGCCACGCGCGCGCCGATGCGGCTGCCGCCCAGAATCATCATGTTCTTGATGTCGATATTGGCCTTGCCCGAGAATACCATGACGTCTTTGACCGCATGCTGGTTCGCGATCACGTAGATGTTGTCGCCGACCTTGAACTGGTCGCTGCCGCGCGGGATGATCGTTTCTCCGTCGCGCGAGATGGCGACCGTGCGGTAGGGCTGCGACTCGCGGTCGTCGGTAATTTCGAGCAGCGTCTTGTTGACCAGCGGCGACGAGGCGTCGATCTTGAACACGACGAGCGACAGC from Alistipes ihumii AP11 carries:
- the trkA gene encoding Trk system potassium transporter TrkA; the encoded protein is MKIVIAGAGEVGSHLAKMLSGEYHDITVVDDDPKRLESIAGMADVIVIEGDCTTFSVLKKASVRKADLFIAVRPEETSNIISAILAKQLGARKSIARIDNNEYLEPNNKEMFIDMGIDYLFYPEQVAADEVINLLGHTSTTEYVDFSGGKLSLVVFKIDASSPLVNKTLLEITDDRESQPYRTVAISRDGETIIPRGSDQFKVGDNIYVIANQHAVKDVMVFSGKANIDIKNMMILGGSRIGARVAAELQDEVNIKLVDYTPEKAYKLAEQLEKTLIINEDGRNTEAMIEEGLSNMDAFVAVTGRAETNILAAMLAKRLGVKKVIAEVENLNFINLAESMGIDTIVNKKLITASNIFRFTMSTDVQAIKCLTGCDAEVLEFIVKPNSPATKVKIRDLNFPHDATIGGIVRGDRTFIAVGNTEINAYDRVVVFSLPSAISKIGKFFN